A window of Drosophila subobscura isolate 14011-0131.10 chromosome E, UCBerk_Dsub_1.0, whole genome shotgun sequence contains these coding sequences:
- the LOC117891351 gene encoding probable cytosolic iron-sulfur protein assembly protein Ciao1 yields the protein MGRLILEHTLQGHKGRIWGVAWHPKGNVFASCGEDKAIRVWSLSGNTWSTKTILSDGHKRTIREIRWSPCGQFLASASFDATTAIWSKSSGEFECNATLEGHENEVKSVSWSRSGGLLATCSRDKSVWIWEVAGDDEFECAAVLNPHTQDVKRVVWHPTKDILASASYDNTIKMFAESQLDSDWDCTATLSSHTSTVWSIDFDAEGDRLVSCSDDTTLKIWRAYHPGNDAGIATPDKQTVWKCVCTLSGQHSRAIYDVSWCKLTGLIATGCGDDGVRIFKETSDSKRDEPTFEQLTAEESAHDQDVNSVEWNPAVAGQLITCSDDGTIKIWKVSD from the coding sequence ATGGGACGTTTAATTCTGGAGCACACCTTGCAAGGCCACAAGGGACGGATTTGGGGAGTGGCCTGGCATCCGAAAGGGAACGTTTTCGCCTCTTGCGGCGAAGACAAAGCCATCCGCGTTTGGTCTCTGTCGGGGAATACTTGGAGCACAAAGACAATTCTCTCGGACGGACACAAGCGCACCATACGCGAGATACGCTGGTCGCCGTGCGGCCAGTTCTTGGCATCGGCCAGCTTTGATGCCACCACAGCGATCTGGTCAAAGTCCTCCGGCGAATTTGAGTGCAATGCCACGCTGGAGGGGCACGAGAACGAGGTGAAGAGCGTCAGCTGGTCGCGATCCGGTGGGCTGCTGGCCACTTGCTCCCGGGACAAGTCTGTCTGGATTTGGGAAGTGGCTGGCGATGATGAATTTGAGTGCGCAGCCGTGCTGAATCCTCACACACAGGACGTGAAGCGTGTGGTGTGGCACCCGACGAAGGACATTCTGGCATCCGCCTCCTATGATAATaccatcaaaatgtttgccgaGAGCCAGTTGGACAGCGACTGGGACTGCACAGCCACACTCTCCTCCCACACGAGCACAGTGTGGAGCATTGACTTTGACGCCGAGGGCGACCGGCTGGTCTCCTGCAGCGATGACACCACACTCAAGATCTGGAGAGCCTACCATCCGGGCAATGATGCTGGGATAGCCACGCCAGATAAGCAAACCGTCTGGAAGTGTGTCTGCACATTGTCTGGCCAGCATTCGAGAGCCATCTATGATGTGTCCTGGTGCAAGCTGACGGGCCTGATAGCCACCGGCTGTGGTGACGACGGCGTTCGGATATTCAAGGAGACCAGCGACTCGAAACGCGATGAACCAACATTCGAACAGCTCACCGCTGAGGAGAGTGCCCACGATCAGGACGTCAACTCGGTGGAGTGGAACCCCGCTGTGGCCGGACAATTGATCACCTGCAGCGATGACGGCACCATCAAGATATGGAAGGTGTCCGACTAG
- the LOC117891353 gene encoding DNA excision repair protein ERCC-1 isoform X1, translating into MDDFDDDSFDDVLGSMEMPTSPKKPKVQPSNNLAPAATTSTANSSTPASITVAKPASNPHSVLVHSKQRGNPILKSIQSVPLEYRDDIVPDYVVGRTTCILFLSLKYHNLNPDYICQRLKALGKMYELRVLLVQVDTPEPHNALKSLTRISLLADLTMMLAWNAEEAGKMIETYKQFEKRPPDLIMERVDSNPHQKLVAALTNIKPVNKTDAVTLLQTFGNLGNVITASEERLSQVMGLGPRKAKKLYKTLQEPFLSK; encoded by the exons ATGGATGACTTCGACGACGATTCCTTTGATGATGTTTTGGGGTCCATGGAAATGCCCACCTCGCCCAAGAAGCCTAAGGTGCAGCCCAGCAACAACCTGGCTCCAGCGGCCACGACATCCACCGCTAATAGTAGCACCCCCGCTTCAATCACAGTCGCCAAGCCGGCGTCGAATCCCCACAGCGTCCTTGTCCACAGCAAGCAACGAGGAAATCCGATCCTAAAGTCCATACAGAGCGTTCCACTGGAGTATCGGGATGATATTGTGCCCGACTATGTGGTGGGCCGCACTACCTGCATCCTTTTCCTATCGCTCAAGTATCACAATCTGAATCCAGATTACATTTGTCAGCGCCTGAAGGCACTGGGCAAGATGTACGAGCTGCGTGTCCTGCTGGTGCAAGTAGACACGCCAGAGCCGCACAACGCTCTCAAGAGCCTGACGCGGATATCTCTGCTGGCAGATCTAACCATGATGCTGGCCTGGAATGCCGAGGAGGCTGGCAAAATGATTGAAACCTACAAGCAGTTCGAGAAGCGTCCTCCCGACCTGATCATGGAACGTGTCGACTCGAATCCCCACCAAAAG CTTGTGGCTGCTCTGACCAACATCAAGCCCGTGAACAAAACGGATGCCGTCACGCTGCTTCAGACTTTTGGAAACTTGGGCAATGTGATCACTGCCAGCGAGGAGAGACTGTCACAGGTGATGGGTCTGGGACCACGCAAGGCCAAAAAGCTTTACAAAACCCTGCAAGAGCCCTTTCTTAGCAAGTAG
- the LOC117891353 gene encoding DNA excision repair protein ERCC-1 isoform X2 translates to MDDFDDDSFDDVLGSMEMPTSPKKPKVQPSNNLAPAATSITVAKPASNPHSVLVHSKQRGNPILKSIQSVPLEYRDDIVPDYVVGRTTCILFLSLKYHNLNPDYICQRLKALGKMYELRVLLVQVDTPEPHNALKSLTRISLLADLTMMLAWNAEEAGKMIETYKQFEKRPPDLIMERVDSNPHQKLVAALTNIKPVNKTDAVTLLQTFGNLGNVITASEERLSQVMGLGPRKAKKLYKTLQEPFLSK, encoded by the exons ATGGATGACTTCGACGACGATTCCTTTGATGATGTTTTGGGGTCCATGGAAATGCCCACCTCGCCCAAGAAGCCTAAGGTGCAGCCCAGCAACAACCTGGCTCCAGCGGCCACG TCAATCACAGTCGCCAAGCCGGCGTCGAATCCCCACAGCGTCCTTGTCCACAGCAAGCAACGAGGAAATCCGATCCTAAAGTCCATACAGAGCGTTCCACTGGAGTATCGGGATGATATTGTGCCCGACTATGTGGTGGGCCGCACTACCTGCATCCTTTTCCTATCGCTCAAGTATCACAATCTGAATCCAGATTACATTTGTCAGCGCCTGAAGGCACTGGGCAAGATGTACGAGCTGCGTGTCCTGCTGGTGCAAGTAGACACGCCAGAGCCGCACAACGCTCTCAAGAGCCTGACGCGGATATCTCTGCTGGCAGATCTAACCATGATGCTGGCCTGGAATGCCGAGGAGGCTGGCAAAATGATTGAAACCTACAAGCAGTTCGAGAAGCGTCCTCCCGACCTGATCATGGAACGTGTCGACTCGAATCCCCACCAAAAG CTTGTGGCTGCTCTGACCAACATCAAGCCCGTGAACAAAACGGATGCCGTCACGCTGCTTCAGACTTTTGGAAACTTGGGCAATGTGATCACTGCCAGCGAGGAGAGACTGTCACAGGTGATGGGTCTGGGACCACGCAAGGCCAAAAAGCTTTACAAAACCCTGCAAGAGCCCTTTCTTAGCAAGTAG
- the LOC117891350 gene encoding eukaryotic translation initiation factor 3 subunit M: MTSHPVFIDLSLDEQVQELRKYFKKLGAEISSEKSNKGVEDDLHKIIGVCDVCFKDGEPAQIDGILNSIVSIMITIPLDRGENIVLAYCEKMTKAPNQPLGKVCLQSLWRLFNNLDTASPLRYHVYYHLVQVAKQCEQVLEVFTGVDQLKTQFANCPPSSEQMQKLYRLLHDVTKDTNLELSSKVMIELLGTYTADNACVAREDAMKCIVTALADPNTFLLDPLLALKPVRFLEGDLIHDLLSIFVSDKLPSYVQFYEDHKEFVNSQGLNHEQNMKKMRLLTFMQLAESNPEMTFETLTKELQIAEDEVEPFVIQVLKTKLVRARLDQANRKVHISSTMHRTFGTPQWEQLRDLLQAWKENLSSVREGLTNVSSAQLDLARTQKLIH, translated from the exons ATGACTTCGCATCCTGTTTTTATTGACCTCTCCTTGGACGAGCAG GTGCAAGAGCTGCGCAAGTATTTCAAGAAGTTGGGAGCCGAAATCTCATCGGAGAAGTCCAACAAAGGCGTGGAGGATGATTTGCACAAAATCATTGGCGTCTGCGATGTCTGCTTCAAAGACGGAGAGCCAGCCCAGATCGATGGCATCCTCAATAGCATTGTGTCCATAATGATAACG ATACCCCTGGACCGAGGGGAGAACATTGTTTTGGCCTACTGCGAAAAGATGACCAAGGCGCCGAACCAGCCGCTGGGCAAGGTGTGCCTGCAATCGCTGTGGCGTCTGTTCAACAATCTGGACACGGCCTCACCCTTGCGCTACCATGTCTACTACCATCTGGTGCAGGTGGCCAAGCAATGCGAACAAGTTTTGGAAGTCTTCACAGGCGTGGATCAGCTAAAGACCCAGTTTGCCAATTGCCCGCCATCTTCTGAACAAATGCAGAAGTTGTATCGTCTGCTGCATGATGTGACCAAGGATACGAACCTGGAGCTGTCGTCCAAGGTAATGATTGAGCTGCTGGGCACCTACACGGCTGACAATGCCTGTGTGGCACGCGAGGATGCCATGAAGTGCATTGTCACCGCCCTGGCCGATCCCAATACATTCCTGCTGGATCCGTTGCTGGCGCTGAAGCCTGTGCGCTTCCTGGAGGGCGATCTCATCCACGATTTGCTTTCCATCTTTGTCTCCGACAAATTGCCATCGTACGTTCAGTTCTATGAGGATCACAAGGAATTTGTCAACTCGCAGGGACTCAACCACGAACAGAacatgaagaagatgcgcctGCTGACGTTCATGCAGCTGGCCGAAAGCAATCCGGAAATGACCTTCGAAACCCTGACCAAGGAGCTGCAAATCGCTGAGGATGAAGTCGAACCCTTTGTCATCCAGGTGCTCAAGACGAAGCTGGTGCGAGCCCGCTTGGATCAGGCCAACCGCAAGGTGCACATTTCATCGACCATGCATCGTACATTCGGTACACCACAATGGGAGCAGCTGCGGGACTTGCTGCAGGCCTGGAAGGAGAACCTCAGCTCAGTCCGCGAGGGTCTCACGAATGTTTCATCCGCGCAACTGGATCTGGCCCGCACACAAAAGCTGATACACTAG
- the LOC117891349 gene encoding GDP-fucose protein O-fucosyltransferase 1 produces MQWLKLKLPFIYLICTATWATAWANLERDPNGYLTYCPCMGRFGNQADHFLGSLAFAKGLNRTLILPPWVEYRKGEMRSRQVPFNTYFDVEPLKDYHRVILMSDFMWHLADDVWPESERVSFCYMERKSLQQEKNDPDQPNCHAKDGNPFGPFWDTYNIDFVKSEFYGPLHFDVHHSTMATKWQSKYPAESWPVLAFTGAPASFPVQLENRELQKHMQWSAKYRDAARDFIRKVLPRGAFVGIHLRNGIDWVRACEHVKDSQHLFASPQCLGYKNERGALYPELCMQTKESIVRQLKRTIKNVRQTQPNNEIKSVFVASDANHMIGELNVALSRMGISVHRLPEDDPYLDLAILGQSNHFIGNCISSYSAFVKRERDSHGFPSYFWSFPKEKDRQQSKAHEEL; encoded by the exons ATGCAGTGGCTTAAATTAAAGttgccttttatttatttaatttgcacagCGACATGGGCCACAGCATGGGCCAATTTGGAGCGAGACCCCAACGGCTATCTCACCTACTGTCCCTGCATGG GGCGCTTTGGCAACCAAGCTGATCATTTTCTGGGCTCATTGGCCTTTGCCAAGGGTCTGAATCGCACCCTCATTCTGCCGCCATGGGTGGAGTACCGCAAGGGGGAGATGCGTTCCCGCCAGGTGCCCTTCAATACGTACTTTGATGTGGAGCCGCTCAAGGACTACCATCGGGTCATACTGATGTCGGACTTTATGTGGCATCTGGCGGACGACGTCTGGCCGGAATCGGAGCGTGTGTCCTTCTGCTACATGGAGCGCAAGAGCCTACAGCAGGAGAAGAACGATCCGGACCAGCCCAACTGCCATGCCAAGGATGGGAATCCCTTTGGCCCCTTCTGGGACACCTACAACATTGACTTTGTCAAGTCGGAGTTCTATGGCCCCCTGCATTTCGATGTGCACCACAGCACCATGGCAACCAAGTGGCAAAGCAAATACCCAGCCGAGTCCTGGCCAGTGTTGGCCTTTACTGGCGCCCCAGCCAGCTTCCCCGTCCAGCTGGAGAACCGAGAGCTGCAGAAGCACATGCAATGGAGTGCCAAGTATCGGGACGCTGCCAGGGACTTTATACGCAAGGTGCTGCCCCGTGGCGCTTTCGTGGGCATCCACCTGCGCAATGGCATCGACTGGGTGAGGGCCTGTGAGCATGTCAAGGATAGCCAGCATCTGTTCGCGTCGCCCCAGTGCCTAGGCTACAAGAACGAGCGTGGCGCGCTCTATCCCGAGCTCTGCATGCAGACCAAGGAGTCCATAGTGCGCCAGCTGAAGAGGACAATCAAGAACGTGCGCCAGACGCAGCCCAACAATGAGATCAAGTCCGTGTTTGTGGCCTCGGATGCTAATCACATGATTGGCGAGCTCAACGTGGCGCTCAGTCGCATGGGCATCAGCGTGCACCGGCTGCCCGAAGATGATCCCTACTTGGACTTGGCCATTTTGGGGCAATCGAATCATTTCATTGGCAACTGCATCTCATCGTATAGCGCATTCGTGAAACGTGAGAGGGATTCGCACGGTTTTCCATCCTACTTTTGGTCCTTCCCCAAGGAGAAGGACCGCCAGCAGTCCAAGGCGCACGAGGAGCTATAA
- the LOC117891347 gene encoding cysteine--tRNA ligase, mitochondrial produces the protein MLSHFSRELILRPWYWQTLRTKTIRRNFSDSATESPPYHWQKPVGQHTGITVYNNGMRRKVPLVVRNPNMVTWYTCGPTVYDAAHLGHASTYVKVDIIQRILRDYFKFNLVTAMNITDVDDKIIRKARESGCDWLGMARSYEAEFRQDMLRLNVQPPDIRTHVSSNMPAILQFIEELIGKSQAYVTEDNSVYFDVSTYPHYGKLQRLGGMSSEEKWNLFKQNSADFALWKAKKEADEPSWAAPWGGEGRPGWHIECSAIAGLFFGSQLDFHAGGLDLRFPHHENEEAQCCVRYQTDQWVNYWMHTGQLNIAGDENKMSKSLGNAISIAEMLRTYTADEFRMACLLSNYRNAMPYSEQLMLTARQTLQRFKNFQADLSAYTQFLKPIRKLDEGALKAQIAHMATEFDNSLRDDFDTARGISVLIDQMTSISRCINEQQADAVEEPAYCLDLLTAAGNFINRAMLTFGISKLAETEQSLSLKTPLPAVGGGGLDPALLIADVLAMRAKLRREATSGHQKNIQLLTACDELRNLLEQHGIQIRDHKQGSSWVYATPAAIASESSSSSSSK, from the exons ATGTTGAGCCA TTTCAGCAGGGAGCTGATCCTCAGACCCTGGTACTGGCAGACCTTGAGAACGAAGACAATCCGCCGCAACTTTAGCGATAGTGCCACAGAGTCACCGCCGTATCATTGGCAGAAGCCCGTCGGCCAGCATACGGGCATAACTGTCTACAACAATGGAATGCGCCGGAAAGTTCCCCTTGTGGTGCGTAACCCGAACATGGTCACCTGGTACACATGCGGGCCCACAGTGTACGATGCGGCGCATCTGGGCCATGCCAGCACCTATGTGAAGGTGGACATCATACAGCGCATCCTGCGGGACTACTTCAAGTTCAATCTGGTCACCGCCATGAACATCACAGACGTGGACGACAAGATCATCCGGAAGGCGCGCGAGTCCGGCTGCGATTGGCTGGGCATGGCGCGCAGCTATGAGGCAGAGTTCAGACAGGATATGCTGCGACTCAACGTGCAGCCGCCGGACATACGCACCCATGTGTCAAGCAACATGCCCGCGATCCTACAGTTCATTGAGGAACTCATCGGTAAATCGCAGGCCTACGTGACGGAGGACAATTCCGTGTACTTTGACGTGTCCACCTACCCGCACTACGGCAAGCTGCAGCGACTGGGCGGCATGAGCAGCGAGGAAAAGTGGAATCTGTTCAAGCAGAACAGCGCGGACTTTGCGCTGTGGAAGGCCAAGAAGGAGGCTGACGAGCCAAGTTGGGCGGCTCCTTGGGGCGGAGAGGGTCGCCCCGGCTGGCACATTGAGTGCAGTGCCATTGCCGGCTTGTTTTTCGGCAGCCAACTGGATTTCCATGCTGGCGGCCTAGACCTCAGGTTCCCCCACCACGAGAACGAGGAGGCGCAATGCTGCGTCCGCTACCAGACCGACCAGTGGGTCAACTATTGGATGCACACGGGCCAGCTGAACATAGCCGGGGACGAGAACAAAATGTCCAAGTCCCTGGGCAACGCCATATCCATTGCCGAGATGCTGCGCACGTACACCGCCGACGAGTTTCGAATGGCCTGCCTGTTGTCCAACTACCGCAACGCCATGCCCTACAGCGAGCAGTTGATGCTGACTGCCCGCCAGACGCTGCAGCGCTTCAAGAACTTCCAGGCAGATCTCAGCGCGTACACACAGTTCCTCAAGCCGATTCGGAAACTGGATGAGGGGGCACTCAAGGCGCAGATAGCACACATGGCGACCGAGTTCGACAACAGCCTGCGCGATGACTTCGATACGGCGCGTGGCATCAGCGTGCTGATCGATCAGATGACCAGCATCAGTCGCTGCATAAATGAGCAGCAGGCGGATGCAGTGGAGGAGCCGGCCTATTGCCTCGATCTCCTGACGGCAGCCGGCAACTTTATAAACCGAGCCATGCTCACCTTTGGCATTTCAAAACTGGCAGAAACCGAGCAGAGCCTTTCACTGAAGACACCTCTCCCTgctgtgggtggtggtggcttgGATCCCGCTCTTTTGATAGCGGACGTCCTGGCCATGCGCGCCAAACTGCGGCGAGAGGCGACATCCGGGCATCAGAAGAACATTCAACTCTTGACCGCATGCGATGAGCTGCGCAATCTGCTGGAACAGCATGGCATCCAGATACGCGACCACAAGCAGGGCAGCTCTTGGGTCTACGCCACTCCCGCTGCCATCGCCagtgagagcagcagcagcagcagcagcaaatag
- the LOC117891348 gene encoding transmembrane protein 39A encodes MAYEERSSDGSSSSEAQDAYANMLGGKTPPSQTPGSTMPKHVPFPEHSTTSEWLSELIMCAFTLGAAIVQFINIYRTNWWLTQAHTRHMVNIELIDPYLRYLILILNTRRLVYCVLLAKVKANEKTQHIIRTAIKYTFGGLVQLGLGLCALKLYQKHSYILLLFLTYPVIIYLLIFGFQLEPFLRTRFELPGVYINDMPVHSCTSNAVRIREEIETLRQDFNKRFKQLIFTSMLNAYYSGLVPCCLAVSINYNVMRAAQHCIIVCLGAFSLCAAYLYPAKYSDILHRATLHLGCWQRIDRDPAPSQLIVAASAFTWSKFTAYGHGIVVKHNGGLYRSLGLVTVATPGNASHVRFYKLFHNPTVIYSTLATLQAAILLVEIASLSAATIEWHFVLSISFVAFTSMGAFFKLVRDYLITKDLYKSEHGSIPPERPFKLSLRSEFM; translated from the exons ATGGCTTATGAAGAGCGCAGCAGTgacggcagcagctccagcgaaGCCCAGGATGCCTATGCGAACATGCTGGGCGGAAAAACGCCGCCGTCCCAGACGCCGGGTAGCACTATGCCAAAACATGTTCCCTTTCCGGAGCACTCTACCACATCGGAGTGGCTAAGCGAGCTGATAATGTGCGCCTTCACACTCGGTGCCGCCATTGTGCAGTTCATTAACATCTATCGGACGAACTGGTGGCTGACCCAGGCCCACACAAGGCACATGGTG AACATAGAGCTAATCGATCCGTATTTGCGATATCTTATACTCATACTGAATACACGAAGACTGGTCTACTGTGTCCTGCTGGCCAAGGTAAAGGCAAACGAGAAGACGCAGCACATAATTCGCACGGCGATCAAGTACACATTTGGCGGCCTGGTGcagctgggcctgggcctgtgtGCTCTGAAACTGTATCAGAAGCACAGCTACATATTGCTGCTCTTCCTGACCTATCC GGTGATCATCTATCTGCTCATCTTTGGCTTCCAGCTGGAGCCGTTTCTGCGCACTCGCTTCGAGCTGCCCGGTGTCTACATAAACGACATGCCCGTCCACAGCTGCACCAGCAATGCGGTGCGCATTCGCGAGGAGATAGAGACGCTGCGGCAGGACTTTAACAAGCGATTCAAGCAGCTAATATTCACCTCCATGCTGAATGCCTACTACAGCGGCTTGGTGCCCTGCTGCCTGGCCGTGAGCATCAACTACAATGTGATGCGGGCCGCACAGCACTGCATCATTGTGTGCCTGGGTGCGTTCAGTTTGTGCGCTGCGTACCTCTATCCCGCCAAGTACAGCGACATCCTGCACCGGGCCACCTTGCACTTGGGCTGCTGGCAGCGAATCGACCGAGACCCGGCGCCCTCGCAGCTAATTGTGGCTGCCAGTGCGTTCACCTGGTCGAAGTTTACGGCCTATGGCCATGGCATTGTGGTGAAGCACAATGGAGGACTCTATCGCAGCCTGGGACTGGTGACGGTGGCCACACCCGGAAATGCCAGCCATGTGCGCTTCTAT aAACTATTTCATAATCCCACTGTCATCTATTCGACACTTGCCACACTCCAGGCAGCCATATTGCTGGTGGAGATCGCCTCTCTCAGCGCCGCCACCATCGAGTGGCATTTTGTGCTCTCCATCAGCTTTGTGGCTTTCACCAGCATGGGAGCATTCTTCAAGCTAGTCCGAGACTATCTCATAACCAAGGATCTGTACAAATCAGAGCACGGCAGCATCCCACCCGAGCGACCATTCAAACTGAGTCTTAGATCTGAATTTATGTAA
- the LOC117891354 gene encoding cytochrome c oxidase assembly factor 5 produces the protein MMRYEGNEKLADETACAGVRADLKMCLLESDCCRVDRKTPRQCLMDNNVPPECQVLRNTFYECKRSLLDNRQRFRGRKGY, from the exons ATGATGCGCTACGAGGGCAACGAAAAGTTGGCGGACGAAACAGCCTGTGCCGGAGTGCGTGCCGACTTGAAAATGTGCCTGCTGGAGAGCGATTGCTGTCGAGTAGACCGCAAGACGCCGCGCCAGTGCCTGATGGACAACAACGTTCCGCCCGAGTGCCAGGTGCTGCGCAACACCTTCTACGAATGCAAACGCTCCCTG CTGGACAACCGACAACGCTTTCGCGGACGCAAAGGCTATTGA